In a genomic window of Streptomyces pristinaespiralis:
- a CDS encoding SRPBCC family protein produces MLTLATAALTALPLALGPGNPDREPVEIDRNAPVISRDDIVIHAPLNHVWRIQTDVEQWPAWQPAVHSSVKQTPGPLRPGSSWLWSTDGLDGITSTVKQIEPGRRIVWGGPAQGITAVHMWTFTPTEDGVKVHTEESWTGDPVTADTAVLQQALDASLDHWLHNLKQRAERRP; encoded by the coding sequence ATGCTCACCCTCGCCACCGCCGCATTGACCGCGCTTCCCCTGGCCCTCGGGCCGGGCAACCCCGACCGCGAGCCCGTCGAGATCGACCGGAACGCTCCGGTGATCTCCCGCGACGACATCGTCATCCACGCACCCCTGAACCACGTGTGGCGGATCCAGACCGACGTCGAACAGTGGCCGGCCTGGCAGCCCGCGGTGCACTCGTCGGTCAAGCAGACTCCGGGACCGCTCAGGCCGGGCTCGTCATGGCTGTGGTCCACCGACGGCCTCGACGGGATCACCTCCACGGTCAAGCAGATCGAGCCCGGGCGTCGCATCGTGTGGGGCGGCCCGGCCCAGGGCATCACCGCCGTCCACATGTGGACCTTCACCCCGACCGAGGACGGGGTGAAGGTCCACACCGAGGAGTCCTGGACCGGCGACCCGGTCACCGCCGACACCGCCGTCCTCCAGCAGGCGTTGGACGCCTCCCTCGATCACTGGCTCCACAACCTCAAGCAGCGGGCCGAGCGGCGCCCCTGA
- a CDS encoding carotenoid oxygenase family protein: MTDKPYLTGHYTPVADEITATGLGVEGSIPPELTGRLIRNSHNPKPGITPTHWFKGSGMVHGIRLRDGRAEWYRNRWVHTPALDGAPYMTAHGPDLTASTAGTHVIEHGGRLLALCESNLPFELTADLETVGAFDFGGKLTSAMTAHPKEDPVTGELHFFASSPFPPFLIHHVASPDGQVLDSQEVPGATAALKHDFALTEHHVVFLEGSVTFDPSEHSGIPYAWSDAQPTRIGVMPRGIGGAGKVRWFEIAQGYGMHFANAYEDALGRIVVEGPTVGREGWQRSWNWWVGAPDRGADPNSGSRSRRWTVDLAAGRVTEEQTDDLTVEFPTINDAFLGREHRYQYALSFPDDLGIGNHTLVKYDRTTGTRQLLPFGTGQLPSEAVFVPAEAATDEDAGYLLTVVSDLDADASRMLILDASDLSVPPVATIHLPRRVPAMIHGSWIPDTTL, from the coding sequence ATGACCGACAAGCCTTACCTGACCGGCCACTACACCCCCGTCGCCGACGAGATCACCGCCACCGGCCTGGGAGTCGAGGGCAGCATCCCGCCCGAGCTCACCGGCAGGTTGATCCGCAACAGTCACAACCCGAAGCCCGGCATCACCCCGACCCACTGGTTCAAGGGCAGCGGCATGGTCCACGGCATCCGTCTCCGGGACGGCCGCGCCGAGTGGTACCGCAACCGCTGGGTGCACACCCCCGCCCTGGACGGCGCCCCCTACATGACCGCGCACGGCCCCGACCTCACCGCGAGCACTGCCGGAACCCACGTCATCGAGCACGGCGGACGCCTGCTGGCCCTGTGCGAGTCGAATCTGCCCTTCGAGCTGACCGCCGACCTGGAGACCGTGGGGGCCTTCGACTTCGGCGGCAAGCTCACCTCCGCCATGACCGCCCATCCCAAGGAGGACCCGGTCACCGGTGAGCTGCACTTCTTCGCCTCCTCGCCCTTCCCTCCGTTCTTGATCCACCACGTCGCCTCGCCCGACGGACAGGTCCTCGACAGCCAGGAGGTCCCCGGCGCCACGGCCGCGCTCAAGCACGACTTCGCCCTCACCGAGCACCACGTCGTCTTCCTGGAGGGCTCGGTCACCTTCGACCCGTCCGAACACTCCGGCATCCCCTACGCCTGGAGCGACGCCCAGCCGACCAGGATCGGGGTCATGCCGCGCGGCATCGGCGGCGCCGGCAAGGTGCGCTGGTTCGAGATCGCCCAGGGATACGGCATGCACTTCGCCAACGCCTACGAGGACGCACTCGGCCGGATCGTCGTCGAAGGGCCCACGGTCGGCCGCGAGGGCTGGCAGCGCTCCTGGAACTGGTGGGTCGGCGCGCCCGACCGCGGCGCCGATCCCAACTCCGGCTCGCGAAGCCGCCGCTGGACCGTCGATCTCGCGGCCGGTCGCGTCACGGAGGAGCAGACCGACGACCTGACCGTGGAGTTCCCCACCATCAACGACGCGTTCCTCGGCCGCGAGCACCGCTACCAGTACGCGCTGTCGTTCCCCGACGACCTCGGCATCGGCAACCACACGCTGGTGAAGTACGACCGCACGACCGGCACCCGGCAGCTGCTGCCCTTCGGCACCGGTCAGCTGCCCAGCGAGGCGGTCTTCGTGCCGGCGGAAGCCGCCACCGACGAAGACGCCGGATACCTGCTCACCGTCGTCAGCGACCTCGACGCCGACGCCTCCAGGATGCTCATCCTCGACGCCTCCGACCTCAGCGTCCCCCCGGTCGCCACCATCCACCTGCCCCGCCGCGTCCCCGCGATGATCCACGGCTCCTGGATCCCCGACACCACGCTCTGA
- a CDS encoding MFS transporter: MKSIGPTRSSHSLSVTRRGAALIVLAGAQFVVTLSTSIVNVALPAVRDGVGLSDSGMSWVVNAYGLAFGALLLSGGRAGDLLGRRRVLLAGLALFAAASITAGLASTAWLLIGARTAQGIGAAAVAPAALALVMQLFPPGPGRGRALGVWGAVSGAGGAAGVLAGGLLTESLGWPWIFHVSGFGAACVCAAAATLLPATAPPAPAARRLDLAGTLAVTLGLVALVHGLTAARRSGWTDPLVLTSLTAATLLLLLFVVVERHHPASLIPPQLLTTGTVAPANLVMTLLGAVWVGLFFFLPLYQQQVLGAGPLEAGLSQLPLAAANMLGSSLAPRLAGRLGAHVTLAAALLTQASGLLWLSRVSAQGSFLADVLGPTLVIGLGLGVAFVQLTSAAVTGVDPADAGLAGGLVNTTRQIGGAIGLALLGTLAASTTAGAAPHLSRTEALTEGYRAAFLVSAGLIAAGAVLTPLLARRAARSATPAQEPAASHSTTPHSPATTRSTR; encoded by the coding sequence GTGAAGTCGATCGGCCCGACCCGAAGCTCACACTCCCTGTCGGTCACGCGCAGGGGAGCGGCTCTCATCGTTCTGGCCGGCGCGCAATTCGTTGTCACGCTGAGCACATCCATCGTCAACGTCGCTCTGCCCGCCGTTCGCGACGGGGTCGGTCTGTCCGACAGCGGTATGTCCTGGGTCGTCAACGCCTACGGACTCGCCTTCGGGGCGCTGCTTCTGTCGGGCGGGAGAGCCGGCGATCTCCTGGGGCGGAGGCGGGTCCTCCTCGCGGGCCTCGCTCTCTTCGCGGCGGCCTCGATCACCGCAGGACTGGCCTCCACGGCGTGGCTGCTGATCGGTGCCCGTACGGCCCAGGGGATCGGCGCCGCGGCCGTCGCACCCGCGGCACTCGCCCTCGTCATGCAGCTCTTCCCGCCCGGTCCCGGCCGCGGCAGGGCGCTGGGGGTGTGGGGCGCCGTCTCCGGCGCCGGAGGAGCGGCCGGGGTACTGGCGGGCGGACTGCTCACCGAGAGCCTCGGCTGGCCCTGGATCTTCCACGTCTCCGGATTCGGCGCGGCCTGCGTCTGCGCCGCCGCCGCCACACTGCTGCCGGCGACCGCCCCTCCCGCCCCAGCCGCCCGCCGGCTCGATCTCGCCGGAACGCTCGCCGTCACGCTCGGGCTGGTCGCCCTCGTCCACGGGCTCACCGCCGCCCGGCGCTCCGGATGGACCGATCCGTTGGTGCTGACCTCCCTGACCGCCGCCACCCTTCTGCTCCTGCTCTTCGTCGTGGTCGAACGGCACCACCCCGCTTCCCTGATCCCGCCGCAGCTGCTGACGACAGGTACGGTCGCCCCGGCCAATCTCGTCATGACGCTGCTGGGCGCCGTGTGGGTCGGACTGTTCTTCTTCCTCCCCCTCTACCAGCAGCAGGTGCTCGGCGCCGGGCCGCTGGAGGCGGGGCTGTCCCAACTGCCTCTCGCCGCGGCGAACATGCTCGGCTCCTCCCTCGCCCCACGCCTCGCCGGCCGGCTGGGAGCCCATGTCACCCTCGCCGCCGCCCTGCTGACGCAGGCGTCCGGACTGCTGTGGCTGTCCCGCGTCTCGGCGCAGGGATCGTTCCTCGCCGACGTGCTCGGCCCCACCCTCGTCATCGGCCTCGGACTCGGCGTCGCCTTCGTCCAGCTCACCAGCGCCGCCGTCACCGGCGTGGACCCCGCCGACGCGGGCCTGGCCGGCGGCCTGGTCAACACCACCCGCCAGATCGGCGGCGCCATCGGCCTCGCCCTCCTCGGCACACTCGCCGCCTCGACCACAGCCGGCGCTGCGCCTCACCTTTCCCGCACCGAGGCCCTCACCGAGGGCTACCGGGCCGCGTTCCTCGTCTCCGCCGGCCTCATCGCCGCCGGAGCCGTACTCACTCCCCTGCTCGCACGCCGCGCGGCCCGATCAGCCACGCCGGCCCAGGAGCCGGCCGCGTCCCACTCCACCACGCCGCACAGCCCGGCGACGACCCGCTCCACACGCTGA
- a CDS encoding VOC family protein has translation MITTDFVPGSPCWLDLGTLDIPAAAAFYGAVLGWDYESMGEGEDMEGGMFRKDGKIVAGLGKLTEKGARPAWMIYYCVADADATTQAVESAGGTVRVAPRDLDEWGRMAQYSDPLGGQFAVWQPGQNKGADLVDEPGSLSWTELYTSDVAASKDFYGRVFGWQFGDMELPGGGGTYSLVTPAGLPEERMQGGLMELRKEDLALANGQPYWHPVFAVADCDAAVAQVTEKGGSVQMGPEDAEGVGRLAVCLDPSNADFVVLTPTRS, from the coding sequence GTGATCACCACTGATTTCGTCCCGGGCTCCCCCTGTTGGCTGGACCTCGGCACCCTCGACATCCCGGCCGCCGCGGCCTTCTACGGTGCGGTGCTGGGGTGGGACTACGAGTCCATGGGGGAGGGGGAGGACATGGAAGGCGGGATGTTCCGGAAGGACGGCAAGATCGTCGCCGGTCTCGGCAAGCTCACCGAGAAGGGCGCGCGCCCGGCCTGGATGATCTACTACTGCGTCGCCGACGCGGACGCCACGACCCAGGCCGTGGAGAGCGCGGGCGGCACGGTGCGGGTGGCGCCGAGGGACCTCGACGAGTGGGGCCGGATGGCGCAGTACAGCGACCCGCTGGGGGGCCAGTTCGCCGTCTGGCAGCCCGGGCAGAACAAGGGCGCCGACCTTGTGGACGAGCCGGGCTCGCTGTCCTGGACCGAGCTGTACACGAGCGACGTCGCCGCTTCCAAGGATTTCTACGGCCGGGTCTTCGGCTGGCAGTTCGGCGACATGGAGCTGCCGGGCGGCGGGGGCACCTACTCCCTCGTCACTCCCGCCGGGCTTCCGGAGGAGCGTATGCAAGGCGGCCTGATGGAGCTCCGTAAGGAGGACCTGGCTCTTGCGAACGGGCAACCGTACTGGCACCCGGTCTTCGCCGTCGCCGACTGTGATGCCGCGGTCGCACAGGTCACGGAGAAGGGCGGCAGCGTGCAGATGGGTCCGGAGGACGCGGAGGGCGTCGGCCGTCTGGCGGTCTGCCTCGACCCGTCGAACGCGGACTTCGTGGTGCTCACCCCGACCAGGAGCTGA
- a CDS encoding esterase/lipase family protein codes for MPGSTKLPIVYVRGFAGDTKGIDKSVKDPFYGFNEGSTHVRVGAGNVPSFHQFESPLLRLILDEDYKILVEGGQDAYLDSHDSIPSHSIWVLRFYDASASTWGTEPKEFRIEDAAADLLTLVDKLREKSGAPRVHLVAHSMGGLICRCLLQKVLPDAGRDPADCVEKVFTYGSPHGGITFDAGFGLFERVRDVTGLNGAEIFGPERMYEYLTSTTDLDPDGRPPDWRARDMPERDSAHPKAFPLSRIFCLVGTNPKDYDVAFGLSAAVVGAHSDGLVQIENAYVPGTHRAFVHRSHSGRYGLVNSEEGYQNLRRFLFGDRKVEATLTGCRLPAIEGTTWQAEVRLSVRGLPIVMHEQTAEHWCPVQLPSSGDLADVPLTTAFLCSGLRPHGSDTTMRYALQLRILSLREQRGFLSFGDHLEQTPDFDDTLVVDIGEGTWATWNSLIPGTIRNHEPGGASLRDEDSGEGSWMAHIPLPDSAKALLGDQARIRLAVTGWT; via the coding sequence ATGCCCGGCAGTACCAAGCTCCCGATCGTGTACGTCCGGGGATTCGCCGGCGACACGAAGGGGATAGACAAATCCGTCAAGGACCCGTTCTACGGATTCAACGAGGGTTCCACCCATGTCCGGGTAGGAGCGGGAAACGTACCGAGCTTCCACCAGTTCGAGAGCCCCCTGCTGCGGCTCATACTCGACGAGGACTACAAGATCCTGGTCGAGGGCGGCCAGGACGCCTACCTGGACAGCCATGACAGCATTCCCTCCCATTCGATCTGGGTTCTGCGTTTCTACGACGCCTCCGCCAGCACATGGGGAACCGAGCCGAAGGAATTCCGGATCGAGGACGCCGCCGCGGACCTTCTGACGCTGGTCGACAAGCTTCGCGAAAAGTCGGGCGCGCCCCGTGTCCACCTGGTCGCCCACTCCATGGGCGGGCTCATCTGCCGCTGCCTCCTGCAGAAAGTGCTCCCCGACGCCGGCCGCGACCCGGCCGACTGCGTGGAGAAGGTGTTCACGTACGGATCGCCGCACGGCGGCATCACCTTCGACGCCGGGTTCGGTCTCTTCGAGAGGGTGCGCGACGTGACGGGCCTCAACGGTGCCGAGATCTTCGGGCCGGAGCGCATGTACGAGTACCTGACGTCGACGACGGACCTCGATCCCGACGGACGCCCACCGGACTGGCGCGCCCGGGACATGCCCGAGCGTGACAGCGCGCATCCGAAGGCGTTCCCGCTCTCCCGGATCTTCTGCCTGGTCGGCACCAACCCCAAGGACTACGACGTCGCCTTCGGCCTCTCCGCCGCGGTGGTCGGCGCCCACAGCGACGGGCTGGTGCAGATCGAGAACGCCTATGTGCCCGGCACGCACAGGGCGTTCGTGCACCGCAGCCACAGTGGCCGCTACGGTCTCGTGAACTCGGAGGAGGGCTACCAGAATCTACGGCGGTTCCTCTTCGGGGACCGCAAGGTCGAGGCGACGCTCACCGGCTGCCGGCTTCCGGCGATCGAGGGGACCACCTGGCAGGCCGAGGTCCGGCTGTCGGTGCGCGGGCTGCCCATCGTCATGCACGAGCAGACCGCGGAGCACTGGTGCCCGGTCCAACTGCCGTCGTCCGGCGACCTGGCGGACGTTCCGCTGACCACCGCGTTCCTGTGCAGCGGCCTGCGGCCGCACGGCAGCGACACCACCATGCGTTACGCACTTCAGCTGCGGATCCTGTCGCTGCGTGAGCAGCGAGGGTTCCTGAGCTTCGGTGACCACCTCGAGCAGACCCCCGACTTCGACGACACCCTCGTGGTCGACATCGGCGAGGGCACATGGGCCACATGGAACTCGCTCATCCCCGGAACGATCAGGAACCATGAGCCCGGCGGCGCTTCACTGCGGGACGAGGACAGCGGCGAGGGCAGCTGGATGGCACACATCCCGCTGCCGGACTCCGCGAAAGCGCTCCTCGGCGACCAGGCCCGGATCCGGCTGGCGGTCACCGGGTGGACCTGA
- a CDS encoding LGFP repeat-containing protein, whose product MTAIDEKWGQIQWIGAPFDAGAGSNEGPNPDGRGTSRDFVNGSIYWSAETGAHEVHGDIRLKYAQLRGSSGFLGYPVTDETGCPDGRGRFNHFQGGSIYWTPSTGAHEVHGAIRDLWASMGWETSFLGYPVTDEIGTGDSRSSRFQGGHIAWSPAQGAEAHRSTPFD is encoded by the coding sequence GTGACTGCCATCGACGAGAAGTGGGGGCAGATCCAGTGGATCGGCGCCCCGTTCGACGCCGGCGCGGGAAGCAACGAGGGACCGAACCCCGACGGACGGGGCACTTCGCGTGACTTCGTCAACGGGTCCATCTACTGGTCGGCGGAGACCGGCGCGCACGAGGTGCACGGGGACATCCGGCTCAAGTACGCCCAGCTCCGCGGCTCCAGCGGATTCCTCGGGTACCCGGTGACGGACGAGACGGGCTGTCCCGACGGAAGGGGCCGGTTCAACCACTTCCAGGGCGGCTCGATCTACTGGACACCGTCGACGGGCGCCCATGAGGTGCACGGAGCCATTCGCGACCTCTGGGCGAGCATGGGCTGGGAGACCAGCTTCCTCGGCTATCCGGTGACGGACGAGATCGGCACGGGAGACAGCCGCTCCAGCCGCTTCCAGGGGGGCCACATCGCTTGGTCGCCCGCGCAGGGGGCGGAGGCGCACCGCAGTACCCCCTTCGACTGA
- a CDS encoding peptidoglycan-binding domain-containing protein produces the protein MHQTVRDHWIAFNNPLEGRVDFMYLDQKGWVSTGIGNKMDQTAAANSPPSPAERSASLALANELRWLDGSGSPVSADLVAAEWDNVKARLDLAPQGHTAFKPPFTSLHVENDEIDRHVFAKLDQMESFLTQRPEFTGFASWPANAQLATLSMCWALGPAFKFPKLQGHVSVRNWIGAADECHFTPDEGTIRIRNKLDRAHFLLARTVEDQGLPGDRLALDLSDVFGVQGALLVLGHDPGPQDGADGPRTQAAVREFQGDSGLDQNGSGADPATLAALSSRLSESGFTVLGV, from the coding sequence ATGCATCAGACCGTGCGCGACCATTGGATCGCATTCAACAATCCGCTTGAGGGCAGGGTCGACTTCATGTACCTCGACCAGAAGGGATGGGTGAGCACCGGGATCGGCAACAAGATGGATCAGACCGCCGCGGCCAATTCTCCGCCGAGTCCGGCGGAACGGTCCGCCTCCCTGGCCCTGGCCAACGAGTTGCGATGGCTGGACGGCAGCGGTTCGCCGGTGTCGGCGGACCTCGTCGCCGCGGAATGGGACAACGTCAAGGCCCGTCTCGATCTCGCCCCGCAAGGGCACACGGCCTTCAAGCCCCCCTTCACGTCCTTGCATGTGGAGAACGACGAGATCGACCGCCATGTGTTCGCCAAGCTGGACCAGATGGAGTCGTTCCTCACGCAGCGCCCCGAGTTCACCGGCTTCGCCTCTTGGCCGGCCAACGCACAGCTCGCGACGCTGAGCATGTGCTGGGCGCTGGGACCGGCGTTCAAGTTCCCCAAGCTCCAGGGTCATGTGTCGGTCAGGAACTGGATCGGTGCGGCCGACGAATGCCATTTCACTCCGGACGAAGGCACCATCAGGATCCGGAACAAACTCGACCGTGCGCACTTCCTGCTGGCACGGACCGTCGAGGACCAAGGCCTTCCTGGCGACCGGCTGGCCCTCGACCTGTCGGACGTGTTCGGGGTCCAGGGCGCTCTGCTCGTCCTCGGCCACGACCCCGGACCCCAGGACGGCGCGGACGGGCCGCGCACCCAGGCGGCGGTCCGCGAGTTCCAGGGTGACAGCGGACTCGACCAGAACGGGTCCGGTGCCGACCCGGCCACCCTCGCCGCGCTGAGCTCCCGGCTCTCGGAGTCGGGCTTCACCGTGCTGGGGGTCTGA